The region GTTGCCAAGGAAATCGACCTTGAAGACAAATTCGAGAACATGGGCGCACAGATGGTTAAGGAAGTTGCTTCCAAAACCAACGACATCGCCGGTGACGGTACTACTACCGCTACTGTTCTGGCTCAGTCCATCTTTGAAGAAGGTGTAAAGCTCGTTGCTGCCGGACGTAATCCCATGTCCATCAAACGTGGTATCGACTCTGCTGTTGAAGCAATTGTCGAAGAACTCGGCAAACTGGCCAAGCCCACCCGTGATAAAGCTGAAATCGCACAGGTCGGAACCATCTCCGCTAACAGCGATTCCACCATCGGTGAAATTCTCGCCGAAGCCATGGATAAAGTAGGTAAAGAAGGCGTTATCACCGTTGAGGAAGCCAAATCCATGAAAACCGAACTGGATGTTGTTGAAGGCATGCAGTTTGACCGCGGATACCTCTCCCCCTACTTCGCAACCGACACTGATAAAATGGTCTGCGAATTTGAAGATCCCATGATTCTTCTTGTTGAAAAGAAAGTTTCCAACATGAAAGATCTGCTGCCCATTCTTGAGCAGGTTCTGAAAATGTCCCGTCCCCTGCTCATCGTGGCAGAAGACGTGGACGGCGAAGCTCTGGCTACTCTCGTAGTAAACAGACTGCGCGCCAACCTCAATGTCTGCGCTATTAAGGCTCCCGGTTTCGGTGACCGCCGCAAGGAAATGCTCAAAGACATCGCTACCCTCACCGGTGCAACTGTTGTTTCCGAAGACATCGGTCTCTCCCTTGATGCTATGACCGTTGAAGGTCTTGGTACCGCAAAACGTGTACGTATCGACAAAGAAAACACCGTAATTGTTGACGGTGCAGGTAATGTTGATGACATCAAAGGCCGCGTAAAGCAGATCGAAGCACAGATCGCTGATTCTTCTTCCGACTATGACCGTGATAAACTTCAGGAACGCCTCGCCAAGCTGGTCGGCGGTGTTGCTGTAATCAAAGTCGGCGCTGCTACCGAAGTTGAAATGAAAGAAAAGAAAGCACGCGTTGAAGATGCTCTGAACGCAACCCGCGCTGCTGTTGAAGAAGGCATCGTAGCAGGTGGCGGAACCGCTCTTGTTCGTTGCGCCAAAGTCCTCGACGACCTCAAAGCCGGCAACGACGACGAACTCGCCGGTATCAACATCATCCGCCGCGCCGCCCAGCAGCCTCTGCGTATGATCGCAGCTAACGCTGGCTTCGAAGGCTCCGTTGTTGTTGAAAAAGTTGCCGCTGGCAAAGACGGTTTCGGCTTCAACGCAGGAACCGGCGAATACGAAGACCTCATCAAGGCCGGTGTTATCGACCCCAAAAAGGTTACCCGTATCGCTCTCCAGAACTCTGCTTCCGTGTCCAGCCTGCTGCTGACCACCGAATGCGCCATCACTGACGCAGTTGAAGACGAAGAATAGTTCTGTAGCTACAGATTATTAATAGAAAGGCCCGGAAGCTTTACGCTTTCGGGCCTTTTTTGTTCTTTCCGGCGGCTTAAACCATTTTTGAAAATAGATTTATTCCACTGTCGTCAGCCTTAAAGGGACTAAAGCAAGAATGCCAAAACTTTTCATTAGGGCTTCGCGCTTTGCCTTCTCAAACTTTTATTGCACTGCTGATCTCTTGGATAAGTCTTCGTACATGGTCCAGGTCTTGAGAAATTCGGCATCAAAAGAGCGTTTCTCTGTGTAGGTTCTTGCGCTTTTTTTCATGTATTGAAGCAGCTCAGGATGATCCGCAAGCCTCACAATCGCCCGTGACAGGGCATCTGAATTCCCGGCCTCTACAATCAGCCCTGTTGTGTCCTCAATAAGGTTCTCGCAAGGACCGCCGGAGTCGGTAACAATAACCGGAAGACCGGACGCCTGTGCTTCAAGAACAACATTCCCGAACGTATCTGTAGCGGAAGGAAAGACAAAAACATCCGAACTGGCGTAGCATGCAGAAAGTTCATCACCTGAAAGGTAACCTGTAAATGTTACCGGAAACCCTTCCAGCCGTCCTTTCATTTCTTCAAGATAGGGGCCGTCTCCGACCACAACCAGATGCAATTCCGGCCTCATGCTTGAAACCGTGATAAAAGCATCGGTCAGCACATCCAGATTTTTTTCTCTGGAAACGCGGCCTACGTATAGAAGTTTCACCGATTCCTTAACCTTAAATCTGCTATTGTAAAACCCGTTGCGCTTTTCCGGTGTAAAGCGATTAATATCCACTCCCCGGGGATAGACCTTGACTTTGTGAGGTTTAACACCCTTTTCGATCAGCTCATCGCCTGTTGATTCCGAGGGCACGAAAACCGTATCCATCTGGTTGTAAAACCAGATCATATATTTCCATGCCATATCTTCCAGACCGGTATCATCGGTAAAGGCACGCACATATTGAGGGAACGCGGTATGATACGTACCGTGAACGGGCAGCTTCAGCAGCTTTGCCACAGCAAGCCCGGCCAGCCCGACTGGGCCGGGTGTAGCCAGATGCAGCAGGGTGTAATTACTTTCAAGGCAATGTGAGAGTATCCGAAGGAATGGTGGATACTTAAAGGAAAGTTCCGGATATTCAGAAAATTCAAAATCACCCGCCGGTGTAAAATTCACAACCTGATCACTGGACCCCTCTGAACCGCAGGTAATTACCGTCAGTTTTTTATCGTGCTTTCGGGCCACATCGAGCTGGTGCTGCAGAGTCAGGGCCACACCGTTCACATCACTGAAGGTATCAGTGAAATGAGCGATTTTAGTCTCCCCTTCAAGCGGATCACTGTGTCCGAATGCATTGAGACAATCCCTAGCCAACTCCCGTTCGCTGGCAAAAAGTCCATACGAAACAAAATACGGAGCCAGCAGTGTATACAGTGATCCGGCTGCGCCGATTGTATGAAAAACGTCAAAAAGATTCGCACCCAGCGCGCTATTGATGATCTTATCTCCCAAACCGGAAAGGACCTTATCGGTGGCGTTGCCCACGAAACGGAACCATTCATTCTCCAATTCTTCGGGGCTGTACCTGAATCCGCAACTTATATTTCGTGCACGTTCATCGCTTTCCACAATGCGGTTGGCTTCACGTAACAAAGCGGCCTGTACGGAATCCGAAGTCCTGAAATATTTTTTGGAACGCTGACGGTAGATGAACTCCTGCAATTTATCGAGTATGGAGGGGCTTTCCTTGTCACCCGGGTCGAGTACATTATCTATATACCGAAAACATTCAACAGATCGCTTGAGTTTGGTGCAGTCAAAATGACTTTTGTAAAACTGATAGGCAATGCCGTACAGATTATGGGCCATGGTGTGCGGGGTGGCTGCTTTACCCTGAACCATTCCTTTACATTCGGTCACAGCTTTCAGCATTTCCTGCGGAGTGTTCACACCCACACACTCTGTATAAACCCGCGCGATATTAATGCCTGAATGGTCGTCAGAACCACCGGTAAGCCCTTTGACCCACGGAGTTTTTCCGTAGGGCGCAAGACCATGTTTATCAGCAAGGAAGTCAATTCTTTCAGGAGTCAGGTTATCGACAATTGTCCGTAGCGCCTGATTCTGCATTTCATCACGGGTACCGTTAAGCTCCAGAGTATTGAACAGCAAAAGAGCCTGTTCAAAATGCTCCGGGGTCAGCCTTTCATTGACCGCAAAGAGAGGATGGGCGAGCACATGAACGATGCCCTGCTCGCGCAGATAAGGCACCAATTCAAAAACATTTTCGCGTACTTTCTGAAATTCACGATGTTGTTTTTCGGTAATATCATAGGCAAGAACATGCAGCTTGCAGCCGTCTTCCGGGAAATATGTCGTAATTTCTTCGCTTACAAAAGCGTTATCAAGATGGGCTATTTCCAGACTGCCGTTGATAGTGTTGTGATCAGTAATCGTGACCATATTCATGGACCGGGCAATAGCTCTGTCATAAATTTTCAACGGTTCGGTGAAGCTCTCCGGACAGTCCAGTTTCTGCAGAATCCACTGGGACGGGCGGGTTGAATATTTAGAGTGTACATGCAGGTCCACCCTCACATTAGAACCTTTCATGGCAAAATCCTCCTGAAGTTCACGCGGCTCCCGCGCAAAGACATGCAGTTATTTTTGCCTATGTTAATAAGGGCTGGATGCTGTAACAGTCCCACGGTTCGGTTACGGTTTCAGGTTTTTTCAGAGAACAATAAAAAAAGGTCGCGCCCCTCATGGGACGCGACCTTACATTTTATATTATTTGCTTTCTGCTACCAGTTCAAGGTTTCCTTGAAAGCTGTGGCAAGATCTTCAACCTTGCTGCGTACAATACCTTCAGAACCTTCCATGAGGCCGAAGGAGTTGCCGCCCATGGTCATACCGATGCGCTGGCAGATCTGTCCTGCGAAGAGCTCTTCAAACTTACCGGCATTCTCAGGAGCTACAGTCACCGCAAAACGGGAAGCAGACTCACTGTAAAGCACGCCCAAGGTGGACATACCGTATTCAGTAGGAACAGAGCGAAGATCGACCTCACAACCGATACGGCCACCGAGGGACATCTCGGCAAGGGCAACACCCAGACCGCCGTCTGAAAGGTCATGACAGGAGGTCACAAGACGCTGACGCATGGCCTGATTAAGAGTCATGTACCTAGTTTTGGCGGTAAGCGCTTCTACATGAGGAACCTTATCATGCACAAAACCGAGCTGGG is a window of Maridesulfovibrio sp. DNA encoding:
- the groL gene encoding chaperonin GroEL (60 kDa chaperone family; promotes refolding of misfolded polypeptides especially under stressful conditions; forms two stacked rings of heptamers to form a barrel-shaped 14mer; ends can be capped by GroES; misfolded proteins enter the barrel where they are refolded when GroES binds), which gives rise to MAKTIEFDVTARERLKIGVDTLAEAVKVTLGPKGRNVVIEKSWGAPTITKDGVTVAKEIDLEDKFENMGAQMVKEVASKTNDIAGDGTTTATVLAQSIFEEGVKLVAAGRNPMSIKRGIDSAVEAIVEELGKLAKPTRDKAEIAQVGTISANSDSTIGEILAEAMDKVGKEGVITVEEAKSMKTELDVVEGMQFDRGYLSPYFATDTDKMVCEFEDPMILLVEKKVSNMKDLLPILEQVLKMSRPLLIVAEDVDGEALATLVVNRLRANLNVCAIKAPGFGDRRKEMLKDIATLTGATVVSEDIGLSLDAMTVEGLGTAKRVRIDKENTVIVDGAGNVDDIKGRVKQIEAQIADSSSDYDRDKLQERLAKLVGGVAVIKVGAATEVEMKEKKARVEDALNATRAAVEEGIVAGGGTALVRCAKVLDDLKAGNDDELAGINIIRRAAQQPLRMIAANAGFEGSVVVEKVAAGKDGFGFNAGTGEYEDLIKAGVIDPKKVTRIALQNSASVSSLLLTTECAITDAVEDEE
- a CDS encoding glycosyltransferase, with amino-acid sequence MKGSNVRVDLHVHSKYSTRPSQWILQKLDCPESFTEPLKIYDRAIARSMNMVTITDHNTINGSLEIAHLDNAFVSEEITTYFPEDGCKLHVLAYDITEKQHREFQKVRENVFELVPYLREQGIVHVLAHPLFAVNERLTPEHFEQALLLFNTLELNGTRDEMQNQALRTIVDNLTPERIDFLADKHGLAPYGKTPWVKGLTGGSDDHSGINIARVYTECVGVNTPQEMLKAVTECKGMVQGKAATPHTMAHNLYGIAYQFYKSHFDCTKLKRSVECFRYIDNVLDPGDKESPSILDKLQEFIYRQRSKKYFRTSDSVQAALLREANRIVESDERARNISCGFRYSPEELENEWFRFVGNATDKVLSGLGDKIINSALGANLFDVFHTIGAAGSLYTLLAPYFVSYGLFASERELARDCLNAFGHSDPLEGETKIAHFTDTFSDVNGVALTLQHQLDVARKHDKKLTVITCGSEGSSDQVVNFTPAGDFEFSEYPELSFKYPPFLRILSHCLESNYTLLHLATPGPVGLAGLAVAKLLKLPVHGTYHTAFPQYVRAFTDDTGLEDMAWKYMIWFYNQMDTVFVPSESTGDELIEKGVKPHKVKVYPRGVDINRFTPEKRNGFYNSRFKVKESVKLLYVGRVSREKNLDVLTDAFITVSSMRPELHLVVVGDGPYLEEMKGRLEGFPVTFTGYLSGDELSACYASSDVFVFPSATDTFGNVVLEAQASGLPVIVTDSGGPCENLIEDTTGLIVEAGNSDALSRAIVRLADHPELLQYMKKSARTYTEKRSFDAEFLKTWTMYEDLSKRSAVQ